A portion of the Micromonospora vinacea genome contains these proteins:
- a CDS encoding Hsp70 family protein produces the protein MAGQHEGFALGVDLGTSNTVAVLRWPDGRTRPLLMDGQPLSPSAVYADPDGTLHTGWDARRLAQADPARFEANPKRRVDEPTVRLGDRAYPPADLLAAVLAAVGRAAVGAVGFLPPAVVTCPAAWDATRRQVLADALLRAGWPQAAEHTLAGPTPPGTRLLREPVAAARYYTQVLHRPVPVGGAIAVFDFGGGTLDVAVLRNEGADPWGDSGFSVVADGGLPDLGGLDLDAALVRRVGELVGERHAAQWARLTGPADPAQRRDQVRLWDEVRGAKETLSRSSTAPVAVPGVAETIQLTRADVERVATPLLSRAVQRAREVIAAAGLSPDQLAGLFLVGGSSRIPLVARMLHAELGIAPTVLDQPELPVAEGALTDLPLRKALPAPAYAGAPLAPPAPAPVSPPAPAGAPAPVVPSQPWPGATPPAGPPPGPGLAGATPTPPGGATRWRRARWVVLGAVLALAGVATAATLYLTRDRYPDLKFDSLHELSRPSAGAERPVDMWTAVLDDRAYLAFPLPDDRLEVVAVDAGDGREVWRKQTDVRADDWEAIIAVPGAVAVLADAPGDSTPRPLAVLDGRTGEQRWQRVLRGDDDVYFADDTAVLVDRAADELVGLRLTNGSAKWTEPNPRGQYSGGRTVVRPVGTDAAAGGPAFLDGTPRNPWTSKGRRLVQVGADRSVRLLDMASGAVLRQWGSVADLDDLVVAHEDRLYVAANEGGYQLLAYDLGSDAEPVVLHRSGNDAYRPKELVACGERRACLLQVPDNDVARTEVVAATEGERMISWAAPGVTGLVALGEQVLAQREFPDPTVTVFDAAGKPVLRDRGGVAVRLDAGNLLVFAKAPSVVADNRVLAGVWAESGEVDELGELKDVRSSSCSWNTHMIACGAEKDFVLYRFTDD, from the coding sequence ATGGCAGGCCAGCACGAGGGTTTCGCTCTCGGCGTCGACCTCGGTACGTCCAACACAGTCGCGGTGCTGCGCTGGCCGGACGGGCGGACCCGTCCGCTGCTGATGGACGGTCAACCCCTCAGTCCGTCCGCCGTCTACGCCGACCCGGACGGCACCCTGCACACCGGTTGGGACGCCCGACGGTTGGCGCAGGCCGATCCGGCCCGGTTCGAGGCGAACCCGAAGCGTCGGGTGGACGAGCCGACAGTGCGGCTCGGCGACCGTGCGTACCCGCCGGCCGACCTGCTCGCCGCGGTGCTGGCGGCGGTCGGTCGGGCGGCGGTGGGCGCTGTGGGTTTCCTGCCCCCGGCCGTGGTCACCTGCCCGGCCGCCTGGGACGCGACGCGGCGGCAGGTCCTCGCCGACGCGCTGCTGCGGGCGGGCTGGCCGCAGGCGGCCGAGCACACCCTCGCCGGGCCGACACCGCCCGGCACCCGGCTGCTGCGGGAGCCGGTGGCCGCCGCCCGCTACTACACGCAGGTGCTGCACCGTCCGGTGCCGGTCGGCGGGGCGATCGCGGTGTTCGACTTCGGTGGCGGAACGCTCGACGTCGCCGTGCTGCGCAACGAGGGCGCGGACCCCTGGGGTGACTCCGGCTTCAGCGTGGTCGCCGACGGTGGCCTGCCCGACCTGGGCGGCCTGGACCTCGACGCCGCGCTGGTGCGGCGGGTCGGCGAGTTGGTCGGTGAGCGGCACGCCGCGCAGTGGGCCCGGCTCACAGGGCCGGCGGATCCGGCGCAGCGCCGCGACCAGGTCCGGCTCTGGGACGAGGTACGAGGCGCGAAGGAGACCCTGTCCCGGTCTTCGACCGCCCCGGTCGCGGTGCCGGGGGTGGCCGAGACGATCCAGCTGACCCGGGCGGACGTCGAACGGGTGGCCACGCCGCTGCTGAGCCGGGCCGTGCAGCGGGCCCGGGAGGTGATCGCCGCCGCCGGCCTCAGCCCCGATCAACTCGCCGGGCTGTTCCTCGTGGGAGGGTCGTCACGGATCCCGCTGGTGGCCCGCATGCTGCACGCCGAACTGGGGATCGCGCCGACGGTGCTCGACCAGCCGGAGTTGCCGGTGGCCGAGGGCGCCCTGACCGACCTTCCGCTGCGGAAGGCGCTGCCCGCCCCGGCGTACGCGGGAGCGCCGCTCGCACCACCCGCGCCGGCTCCGGTGAGCCCGCCCGCCCCGGCCGGAGCGCCCGCGCCGGTCGTACCGTCGCAGCCCTGGCCGGGGGCGACCCCGCCGGCGGGCCCGCCGCCCGGGCCGGGACTGGCCGGCGCCACCCCGACCCCGCCGGGCGGCGCGACCCGCTGGCGGCGGGCGCGCTGGGTGGTGCTCGGCGCGGTGCTGGCCCTGGCCGGGGTGGCCACCGCGGCGACGCTCTACCTGACCCGGGACCGCTACCCGGATCTGAAGTTCGACTCGCTGCACGAGCTGTCCCGGCCGTCGGCCGGCGCCGAGCGGCCGGTCGACATGTGGACGGCGGTGCTCGACGACCGGGCCTACCTCGCTTTCCCGCTGCCGGACGACCGGTTGGAGGTGGTGGCCGTCGACGCGGGCGACGGCCGCGAGGTGTGGCGCAAGCAGACCGATGTGCGCGCCGACGACTGGGAGGCGATCATCGCCGTCCCCGGGGCGGTCGCGGTCCTCGCCGACGCGCCCGGCGACAGCACCCCCCGACCGCTGGCCGTCCTCGACGGTCGTACCGGCGAGCAGCGCTGGCAGCGCGTACTGCGTGGTGACGACGACGTCTACTTCGCCGACGACACGGCGGTGCTGGTGGACCGGGCCGCTGACGAACTGGTCGGCCTGCGCCTGACCAACGGTTCGGCGAAGTGGACCGAGCCCAACCCCCGCGGCCAGTACTCCGGTGGCCGTACCGTGGTCCGGCCGGTCGGCACCGACGCGGCGGCGGGCGGGCCGGCCTTCCTCGACGGCACGCCCCGCAACCCGTGGACGAGCAAGGGGCGGCGACTCGTCCAGGTGGGTGCGGACCGGTCGGTGCGGCTGCTCGACATGGCCTCCGGCGCGGTGCTGCGCCAGTGGGGCAGCGTTGCCGACCTCGACGACCTGGTGGTCGCCCACGAGGACCGCCTGTACGTGGCCGCCAACGAGGGTGGTTACCAGTTGCTCGCGTACGACCTGGGTTCCGACGCCGAGCCGGTGGTGCTGCACCGGTCCGGGAACGACGCGTACCGCCCGAAAGAGCTGGTGGCCTGCGGGGAGCGGCGGGCCTGCCTGTTGCAGGTGCCGGACAATGACGTCGCCCGCACCGAGGTGGTGGCGGCCACCGAGGGCGAGCGCATGATCAGCTGGGCGGCGCCGGGCGTGACCGGCCTGGTTGCCCTGGGTGAGCAGGTGCTCGCCCAGCGGGAGTTCCCGGATCCGACCGTCACGGTCTTCGACGCCGCCGGCAAGCCGGTGCTGCGGGACCGGGGCGGGGTGGCGGTCCGCCTCGACGCGGGCAACCTGCTGGTCTTCGCCAAGGCGCCCAGCGTGGTCGCTGACAACCGGGTGCTGGCCGGCGTGTGGGCCGAGTCCGGGGAGGTCGACGAGTTGGGTGAGCTGAAGGACGTGCGTAGCTCGTCCTGCTCCTGGAACACCCACATGATCGCCTGTGGCGCGGAGAAGGACTTCGTGCTGTACCGCTTCACCGACGACTGA
- a CDS encoding GNAT family N-acetyltransferase: MSVRPDQEKFSSPVAWSLAEAYVQPDIAWPRLIVEDDEIVGFLMGFFDIVWDPAQPHDRRSGLWRLNIAAEHQGRGYGRFAVQAVRDEARRRGHDRVYTTWKPGPDGPERFYLKLGFQLTGETSEDEVVGVHSTH; the protein is encoded by the coding sequence GTGAGCGTGCGGCCCGACCAGGAGAAGTTCTCGTCTCCGGTAGCCTGGTCCCTCGCCGAGGCGTACGTGCAGCCCGATATCGCGTGGCCGCGTCTGATCGTCGAGGATGACGAGATCGTCGGCTTCCTGATGGGCTTCTTCGACATCGTGTGGGATCCGGCCCAGCCGCACGACAGGCGCTCGGGGCTGTGGCGGCTGAACATCGCCGCCGAGCACCAGGGCCGGGGGTACGGCCGCTTCGCCGTGCAGGCCGTCCGCGACGAGGCCCGCCGACGGGGGCACGACCGCGTCTACACGACGTGGAAGCCGGGGCCGGACGGCCCGGAGCGGTTCTACCTGAAGCTCGGCTTCCAGCTGACCGGGGAGACCAGCGAGGACGAGGTGGTGGGCGTCCACTCCACCCACTGA
- a CDS encoding TetR/AcrR family transcriptional regulator, producing the protein MLDVRCVECDAELPVGAARGRPRRYCSRRCQARAYRRRREHGPTSTPRRLPDLPTPTGGDPRHRLVTLAVELADAGGLDAVSMRVLAQRSGMPAHALYRHVRNRADLLAAMAEQITATRPPGTASPPGDPRQRLERLAGDEWAMYRRHPWLLAVLATDRPPTGPAVLAMVDRVVAAFTSAGYDPAEAFRAYLALSGYVQGMALLIPRDPADTTYHAWWSATRTRLERTGRTRERQWLAAAGQTRPDTALDTWFQFGLRGLLDGLLRGPAG; encoded by the coding sequence GTGCTCGATGTCCGGTGTGTCGAGTGCGACGCGGAGCTGCCCGTCGGTGCCGCCCGGGGGCGCCCGCGCCGCTACTGCTCCCGGCGCTGCCAGGCCCGCGCGTACCGCAGGCGTCGCGAGCACGGCCCCACCAGCACCCCGCGTCGGCTACCGGACCTGCCCACGCCGACCGGCGGCGACCCGCGCCACCGATTGGTCACCCTCGCGGTCGAGCTGGCGGACGCCGGCGGCCTGGACGCCGTCTCCATGCGGGTCCTCGCCCAACGCTCCGGCATGCCCGCCCACGCCCTGTACCGGCACGTCCGGAACCGGGCTGACCTTCTCGCCGCGATGGCCGAGCAGATCACCGCCACCCGCCCGCCGGGCACCGCGTCACCGCCGGGTGATCCGCGCCAACGGCTCGAACGGCTGGCCGGGGACGAGTGGGCGATGTACCGCCGCCACCCCTGGCTGCTGGCCGTCCTCGCCACGGACCGGCCGCCGACCGGGCCGGCGGTACTCGCCATGGTCGACCGGGTGGTGGCGGCGTTCACCAGCGCCGGATACGACCCGGCCGAGGCGTTCCGCGCCTACCTGGCACTCAGCGGCTACGTCCAGGGCATGGCCCTGCTCATCCCGCGTGACCCCGCCGACACCACCTACCACGCCTGGTGGTCGGCGACCCGCACCCGGCTGGAGCGGACCGGCCGTACCCGGGAACGACAGTGGCTGGCCGCCGCCGGGCAGACCAGACCCGACACCGCCCTGGACACCTGGTTCCAGTTCGGCCTGCGCGGGCTGCTCGACGGCCTGTTACGCGGCCCCGCTGGGTAG
- a CDS encoding DinB family protein, which yields MSVPPLLRWQFDLTWSLFEYHLERLDPADFLWEPATHCWSVRQGADGTWTPDWADTEPDPVPVPTIAWLTWHVGWWWTVAMDHLRGEPARQRTAVAWPGAGEPSVAWLRDLCTEWLGLLDQLGDRDLDRAATFPWPDGTDHTVTHTIGWVNAELMKNVAEIGQLRLLRAAQTDRDTPAARL from the coding sequence ATGTCCGTACCGCCCCTCCTGCGCTGGCAGTTCGACCTGACGTGGTCGCTGTTCGAGTACCACCTTGAGCGACTCGATCCCGCCGACTTCCTCTGGGAGCCGGCCACCCACTGCTGGTCGGTGCGGCAGGGCGCGGACGGCACCTGGACCCCGGACTGGGCCGACACCGAACCCGACCCGGTCCCGGTGCCGACGATCGCCTGGCTCACCTGGCACGTCGGCTGGTGGTGGACCGTGGCAATGGACCACCTCCGGGGCGAACCAGCTCGGCAACGCACTGCCGTTGCCTGGCCGGGGGCGGGCGAGCCGAGTGTCGCCTGGCTGCGTGACCTGTGCACCGAATGGCTGGGCCTTCTCGACCAGCTCGGCGACCGCGACCTCGACCGCGCCGCGACGTTCCCCTGGCCGGACGGGACCGACCACACCGTCACGCACACGATCGGTTGGGTCAACGCCGAGCTGATGAAGAACGTCGCGGAGATCGGTCAGCTCCGGCTACTCCGCGCCGCACAGACCGACCGGGACACCCCGGCTGCTCGTCTCTAG
- a CDS encoding tetratricopeptide repeat protein, which translates to MKPTLLIFIHGIASGPQAWDILIELLKADEKVAGRVDYQTFEYETRLIGNRFLTRTPTYRTVADKLRTRFLRYREEYEQIIFVTHSQGGLVLQTFLSRMLAGGEAEKLTVVKKMVLIACPNGGSGIFLTPRRSVGWLFPHAQERRLRPLDEEIADIHRHVVSQVDKADRVSPNSCPIPLIAFAAESDGIVLRASAYGHFRSHGILPGSHKTVIRPSSPTDPGYLDLRNEILGAVRPAASARPATPSSPAPLRPASTGGRTALHNLPRMTTSRLIGRDSELAYLRTFLGQRTGEILLIEGTAGAGKTTLALHISHEMLHSNQYDTIIWLSARTTILQTSGEVPTATSTSDLADLTTTIAITLDRRDLLRLPPPQRAIGVVAALAEMSCLLVLDNFETVADTRILPYLRDLPQSCSILITSRRRVDVRRRVSLQPLNPGQSAELVRSELERRHLSRPPTTVDWIAETSGGIPLAVQWLVGRLASGAPHLAPGPELDDDEMLRYLFQSAVDHVSDEGGSVALRLLAHPPGTIPSRLLENALLRLGMQHSDITRTISVLSTLNLVGYDQVTDRYSVLPIIKRFVLEKASLDTVTSAMTMEQIGDAYVPALAEHLRIEADVLWRTGYELGDWDRDRANCLTSIHNLLNQGKVDLAAELLQAFYPFAITFGHFDDFLAHTSTLLAPPFQLAPIDGARLKAHRTSVLFHSGDVDRAEMELARAEQEYRLVPAPDDALTDSMFFVRSIIAVSRRSPTAEAILNEAVTFARRRGVVWALIGFQGWLALHLIDMGRLDEADGLLRETLARCAADGDHRTAVFLNVGMARLRLALGEHDKVIDSADDVLALARKYGEDHNWAHLHYEVARAYAHRDDTRTALNHLAAARELYVRIGAGVGIESCDALRAQLVP; encoded by the coding sequence GTGAAGCCAACTCTGCTCATCTTCATCCACGGCATCGCCAGCGGCCCGCAGGCGTGGGACATCCTGATCGAGCTCCTCAAGGCAGATGAGAAAGTCGCAGGCAGGGTCGATTACCAAACTTTTGAATACGAGACGCGTCTCATCGGAAATCGATTCCTCACTAGAACTCCGACATATCGGACCGTCGCCGATAAACTGCGCACTCGATTCCTCCGATACCGGGAGGAATACGAGCAGATCATCTTCGTGACCCACAGTCAGGGCGGGCTGGTCCTCCAGACCTTCCTGTCGCGGATGTTGGCCGGCGGTGAGGCGGAGAAGCTGACGGTCGTCAAGAAGATGGTGCTGATCGCATGCCCCAACGGTGGATCGGGCATCTTCCTGACTCCACGTCGAAGCGTGGGGTGGCTCTTCCCGCACGCTCAAGAGCGCAGGCTGCGTCCGCTCGACGAGGAGATCGCGGACATCCACCGGCACGTGGTGTCCCAGGTGGACAAGGCCGATCGGGTGTCACCCAACTCCTGCCCCATCCCGCTCATCGCGTTTGCCGCTGAGAGCGACGGCATCGTGCTCCGAGCGTCGGCATACGGGCACTTCCGCTCGCACGGCATCCTCCCCGGCTCGCACAAGACAGTGATCCGACCATCCTCGCCAACGGACCCGGGTTACCTGGACCTGCGGAACGAAATTCTCGGGGCAGTGAGACCAGCGGCCAGCGCCCGCCCGGCGACGCCGTCCTCACCCGCGCCACTGCGACCGGCCTCGACCGGCGGTCGCACGGCGCTGCACAACCTGCCGCGGATGACGACCAGCCGCCTCATCGGCCGAGACTCCGAACTGGCCTACCTACGGACCTTCCTCGGCCAGCGCACCGGGGAGATCCTCCTGATCGAGGGCACGGCCGGCGCCGGCAAGACAACGCTCGCTCTGCACATCTCGCACGAGATGCTGCACAGCAACCAGTACGACACCATCATCTGGCTGTCTGCCCGCACCACGATCCTGCAGACCAGCGGCGAGGTCCCCACCGCGACGAGCACCTCCGACCTGGCCGACCTCACGACCACCATCGCGATCACACTCGATCGACGGGACCTGCTTCGGCTACCGCCGCCGCAGCGTGCGATCGGCGTCGTCGCGGCCCTGGCGGAGATGTCCTGCCTGCTGGTGCTCGACAACTTCGAGACCGTCGCCGACACCCGGATTCTTCCGTATCTGCGCGACCTTCCGCAGTCGTGCTCCATCCTGATCACGAGCCGTCGACGCGTGGACGTACGTCGGCGGGTCAGCCTCCAACCGCTCAACCCGGGGCAGTCCGCCGAGCTTGTCCGGTCCGAACTTGAGCGACGTCACCTGAGCCGTCCGCCGACCACAGTGGACTGGATCGCCGAGACGTCCGGAGGCATCCCGCTCGCCGTTCAGTGGCTCGTCGGCCGACTGGCCTCGGGCGCTCCTCACCTTGCGCCGGGTCCGGAACTCGACGACGACGAGATGTTGCGATACCTCTTCCAGAGCGCGGTGGATCACGTCTCCGACGAGGGGGGCAGCGTCGCCCTCCGGCTGCTGGCCCATCCGCCCGGCACCATTCCGAGTCGCCTCCTGGAGAACGCGTTGCTCCGGTTAGGAATGCAGCATTCCGACATCACCCGCACCATCTCGGTCCTGTCGACGCTCAACCTCGTCGGCTACGACCAGGTGACCGACCGATACTCGGTACTGCCCATCATCAAGCGGTTCGTGTTGGAGAAGGCCTCGCTCGACACAGTGACGTCGGCGATGACGATGGAGCAGATCGGTGACGCCTACGTCCCGGCCCTGGCCGAGCACCTCCGCATCGAGGCGGACGTGCTCTGGCGCACCGGCTACGAGCTGGGCGACTGGGACCGGGACCGGGCGAACTGCCTCACCAGCATCCACAACCTGCTCAACCAGGGAAAGGTGGATCTTGCGGCGGAGCTGCTCCAGGCGTTCTATCCTTTCGCCATCACCTTCGGGCACTTCGACGACTTCCTCGCGCACACGTCGACCCTGCTGGCCCCACCGTTCCAGCTCGCGCCCATCGACGGCGCTCGGCTGAAGGCCCATCGCACCTCGGTGCTGTTCCATTCTGGAGACGTGGACCGCGCAGAGATGGAGCTGGCGAGGGCCGAGCAGGAATACCGGCTGGTCCCGGCGCCGGACGACGCACTCACGGATTCGATGTTCTTCGTCCGAAGCATCATCGCCGTGTCGCGCCGATCGCCCACCGCCGAGGCCATCCTGAACGAGGCGGTGACGTTCGCACGCCGACGTGGCGTCGTCTGGGCGCTCATCGGGTTCCAGGGCTGGCTCGCGCTGCACCTCATCGACATGGGACGGCTCGACGAAGCCGACGGCCTCCTCCGTGAGACGTTGGCTCGTTGCGCGGCGGACGGTGACCACCGGACCGCCGTGTTCCTCAACGTCGGGATGGCCCGGCTCCGGTTGGCACTCGGCGAGCATGACAAGGTCATCGACAGCGCAGACGACGTGCTCGCCCTCGCCCGTAAGTACGGTGAGGACCACAACTGGGCGCACCTGCACTACGAGGTCGCCCGAGCTTATGCGCACCGCGACGACACTCGGACGGCCCTCAACCATCTGGCGGCGGCCCGCGAGTTGTACGTCCGGATCGGCGCCGGGGTGGGCATCGAGTCGTGCGACGCGCTGCGCGCGCAGCTGGTGCCCTGA
- a CDS encoding SDR family NAD(P)-dependent oxidoreductase, translating into MSERPIALVTGASRGIGRAVAQKLAADGFRILVNYRESGQAAEELAEELDGVAVMADVCDVDAVRRLAADVESRFGRLDVLVNNAGATLAGPWSEITPAQWDATLRVNLSGVFTCIQAFAPLLTRSGNGRIVNIGSTYADIGSGFVAGYAAAKAGVVSLTKVFAKELAPSVTVNAIAPGNIDTEMTRSAGAEFLDQVIAQTPLARLGRPEEVAGAVSFLVSETGGFITGQTLVIDGGHRLR; encoded by the coding sequence ATGTCTGAACGACCGATCGCGCTAGTTACCGGGGCATCTCGAGGCATCGGACGGGCGGTGGCGCAGAAGCTTGCGGCCGACGGCTTCCGAATTCTTGTCAACTACCGAGAATCTGGTCAGGCGGCCGAAGAGCTGGCAGAGGAACTTGACGGTGTGGCGGTCATGGCGGACGTCTGCGATGTCGACGCCGTACGCCGGTTGGCCGCCGACGTGGAGTCGCGATTTGGGCGGCTGGACGTCCTGGTCAATAACGCGGGCGCCACGCTCGCCGGGCCCTGGTCCGAGATCACTCCGGCGCAGTGGGATGCCACTCTCCGCGTCAACCTGTCGGGTGTCTTCACCTGCATTCAGGCATTTGCCCCTCTGCTGACCCGCTCCGGCAACGGCCGAATCGTCAACATCGGCTCTACCTACGCGGACATCGGTTCCGGCTTCGTGGCCGGCTACGCGGCGGCCAAGGCCGGCGTGGTCTCGCTGACGAAGGTGTTCGCGAAGGAGTTGGCCCCCTCCGTGACGGTCAACGCCATCGCTCCGGGCAACATCGACACCGAAATGACCCGGTCGGCCGGCGCCGAGTTCTTGGACCAGGTCATCGCCCAGACGCCGCTCGCTCGACTGGGTCGACCTGAGGAGGTCGCCGGTGCGGTATCGTTCCTGGTGTCGGAGACGGGTGGCTTCATCACCGGTCAAACCCTGGTGATCGACGGCGGACATCGCCTCCGGTAA
- a CDS encoding radical SAM protein: MTDPDLLEAFLRDDPQAPPRTAFVNILKRCNARCRYCTDWRASRDPRGDPSRKLLRALFADLVELGIADLVVSGGEPFLRRDVLDVLADAVALGLAVRVISNGSALTRDHVDALARLGVGRVGISIDSLSETRMRELRGLPVKRVMASIEMLAAQHRDNPAMRVSLFVTVTRHNIDDLLPLAAYAEKLGISIQFQPVHWAGTGTEQEILEELWPTAAEVDRLAVVIGELVSWQQTGTSPIASSDRYLAQMPGFFVNRTFRPARCTVAYTDVVIDQDLNMRPCWSMDPVGSVARETASRLWTSEQMRAARAQIRKGGCPGCLYSCHINKPHVELPSIPGIPESRGGEGVSALDRPV, translated from the coding sequence ATGACGGATCCCGACCTGCTGGAGGCGTTTCTTCGGGACGATCCGCAGGCACCCCCACGTACCGCCTTCGTCAACATCCTGAAACGGTGCAACGCCCGCTGCCGCTACTGCACCGACTGGCGCGCCTCTCGCGACCCCCGCGGCGACCCGAGCCGAAAGCTTCTGCGTGCGCTCTTCGCCGACCTGGTGGAACTGGGGATCGCCGACCTGGTGGTCAGCGGTGGCGAGCCTTTCCTGCGCCGCGACGTACTCGACGTACTCGCTGACGCGGTGGCGCTCGGCCTTGCCGTCCGCGTCATCTCGAACGGGAGCGCACTGACCCGGGACCACGTCGACGCGCTGGCCCGCTTGGGCGTCGGACGGGTGGGTATCTCGATTGACAGTCTGTCGGAGACGCGGATGCGCGAGCTTCGTGGACTGCCGGTCAAGCGGGTCATGGCCAGCATTGAGATGCTGGCGGCTCAGCATCGCGACAATCCCGCAATGCGAGTGTCGCTCTTCGTGACCGTAACGCGGCACAATATCGACGATCTTCTGCCCCTCGCCGCATACGCCGAGAAGCTCGGGATCTCGATCCAGTTCCAGCCTGTCCACTGGGCCGGCACCGGCACTGAGCAGGAAATCCTCGAAGAACTCTGGCCCACGGCTGCCGAGGTCGACCGCTTGGCCGTTGTCATCGGCGAACTTGTCTCCTGGCAGCAGACCGGGACCTCCCCGATCGCCAGTAGTGACCGCTACCTTGCCCAGATGCCGGGTTTCTTCGTCAACCGCACCTTTCGTCCGGCACGCTGCACCGTCGCCTACACCGACGTGGTCATCGACCAGGACCTGAATATGCGACCGTGCTGGTCGATGGATCCGGTCGGATCGGTCGCGCGGGAGACGGCAAGTCGTCTGTGGACATCGGAGCAGATGCGGGCTGCCCGTGCGCAGATCAGGAAAGGCGGTTGCCCCGGCTGTCTCTACAGCTGCCATATCAACAAGCCGCACGTCGAGCTTCCCTCGATACCTGGCATACCGGAGAGCCGTGGTGGCGAGGGCGTGTCCGCGCTTGATCGACCGGTATAG
- a CDS encoding RibD family protein — protein MSWPSESTRPYVLLSCAASIDGYIDDASEQRLLLSNEEDLDRVDAVRASCDAILVGAGTVRRDDPRLLVRSPSRRAEREATGRPASPTKVTLTAQGDLDPTARFFTAGDAARLVYCATGALEKTRERVGRLATVVDAGEPVDPGWVLTDLAARGVQRLMVEGGGTVHAQFLAAGLADELHLVVAPFFVGDGRAPRFVGEGHFPWHPGRRARLAEARQIGDVVLLRYALSSRFGGA, from the coding sequence ATGAGTTGGCCGTCGGAGTCGACGCGCCCGTACGTGCTGCTGAGCTGTGCCGCCTCCATCGACGGGTACATCGACGACGCCTCCGAGCAGCGGCTACTGCTGTCCAACGAGGAGGACCTGGACCGCGTCGACGCGGTCCGGGCCAGCTGCGACGCCATCCTGGTCGGCGCCGGCACCGTCCGACGTGACGATCCTCGACTGCTGGTGCGTTCCCCGAGCCGCCGGGCCGAGCGGGAGGCGACCGGCCGGCCCGCCTCGCCCACCAAGGTCACCCTCACCGCTCAGGGTGACCTCGACCCGACCGCCCGCTTCTTCACCGCCGGTGACGCGGCCCGGCTCGTCTACTGCGCCACCGGCGCGCTGGAGAAGACCAGGGAACGGGTCGGCCGACTGGCCACCGTCGTCGACGCGGGTGAGCCCGTCGACCCGGGCTGGGTGCTGACCGACCTGGCCGCACGGGGTGTGCAGCGGTTGATGGTGGAAGGCGGCGGGACGGTGCACGCACAGTTCCTCGCCGCCGGTCTTGCCGACGAACTGCACCTGGTGGTCGCCCCGTTCTTCGTCGGTGACGGTCGGGCGCCCCGGTTCGTCGGCGAGGGTCACTTTCCCTGGCATCCGGGTCGCCGCGCCCGCCTGGCCGAGGCCCGGCAGATCGGCGACGTGGTCCTGCTCCGCTACGCCCTCTCCAGCCGTTTCGGCGGAGCCTGA
- a CDS encoding GTP cyclohydrolase II produces MPEALPVATIRTQVTVPLTFPDGYTTTARVFTFKGLVDGREHLALGLGDWAGALDRLAAGGEAPLVRPHSECLTGDVFGSQRCDCGPQLREAVQRIAETGGFLLYLRQEGRGIGLYAKLDAYALQDAGLDTYQANVALGRGEDERDYSAAAQMLATLGVPRVRLLSSNPDKAEQLTQLGVDVAERVLTSVFLSPANADYLAAKAAKAAKAAEVEAAETLAGSPSERPVSR; encoded by the coding sequence ATGCCCGAAGCATTGCCGGTTGCCACGATCCGCACCCAGGTCACGGTGCCGCTGACGTTTCCGGACGGCTACACCACTACCGCCCGGGTGTTCACCTTCAAGGGCCTGGTGGACGGCCGGGAGCACCTGGCCCTCGGCCTCGGCGACTGGGCGGGCGCCCTGGACCGGCTCGCCGCCGGGGGAGAAGCCCCGCTGGTCCGTCCGCACAGCGAGTGCCTGACCGGCGACGTGTTCGGCAGCCAACGCTGCGACTGCGGGCCGCAACTGCGCGAGGCGGTGCAGCGGATCGCCGAGACCGGCGGTTTCCTGCTCTACCTGCGACAGGAGGGCCGCGGCATCGGCCTGTACGCCAAACTCGACGCGTACGCGTTGCAGGACGCCGGGTTGGACACCTACCAGGCCAACGTCGCGCTGGGTCGGGGCGAGGATGAGCGGGACTACAGCGCCGCCGCGCAGATGCTGGCCACGTTGGGCGTGCCGCGGGTGCGACTGCTGAGCAGCAACCCGGACAAGGCCGAGCAGTTGACCCAGCTGGGTGTGGACGTGGCCGAACGGGTGCTCACCAGCGTCTTCCTCTCGCCGGCCAACGCCGACTACCTGGCGGCCAAGGCGGCCAAGGCGGCCAAGGCGGCCGAGGTCGAGGCGGCGGAGACGCTCGCGGGTAGTCCTTCTGAGCGGCCCGTCTCCCGATGA